The Caproicibacterium amylolyticum genome includes the window AGTAACCACCGTTTCACGTGTGTTGAACGGTTATCCGGATGTCAGTGAAGCAACCAAAATACGGGTGCAGCAGGTGATTGAAGAATGCGATTATCAGCCAAACAATGCGGCACGCAACCTAAAGCGTACGCACAGCAATACAGTAGGGCTGCTGATGGAAGGCAGTGCGACTCCTTTTATTACGGATCTGTCCGACATTATTGAAGAAGAAATCAATGCACACGGCTATGCACTGGTGCCGCACCGTGTGATGAATGGTGTGAGCGGCGTGGATACCGCGGTACAGCTGGTGATGGAAAAGCGCTTGCAGGGGCTGATTATCTGCGGCGGTTATTTCATTCATTCTTTGGAGCAGCTGCAGCGCTTACCGGTGCCGAGTGTTTTTTGCACGACCACACTGACAGGTATTGACCATGCGGCTTACTCCAGTGTACATGTAGATGACCGGCAGGCTGCCATGGAAGCGGTGGATTACCTTTGCTCCATTGGACACCGGGACATTGCCATACTTGGTGGTATCGAGCATGACCAGGGCGGTGTTTCCAGCCAGCGTCTGCGCGGCTACTGTGATGCGCTGAGCAAGAACGGCATTTGCTTTGACCCTGCTTTTGTGCGTTACTGCGGATTGTTTACCATGCAGCGTGGCTACGATGCAACCTGTGAGCTGCTGGCAAGCGGGCGCAGACCGACCGCTATTTTCTGTGTGGCTGACGAGCTTGCGGTTGGTGCCTGCAAGGCAATTTTTAACGCAGGACTGAGCGTTCCGCAGGATATTTCTGTAATGGGCTACGACGGCACAGAGATTGCCCGCTTTTATGAACCGTCCATCTGCAGTGTGCGGCAGCCAAAAGAGGGAATCGCAAAGAAAACGGTTGAGGTCTTAGTCAGCCTGATGGAGAAGAAAGGGCAGAACCGTCATATTGTGTTTCCAACCGAAATCGTTACCGGAGGATCGTGTGCTTCGCCCCGAAAAGCCTAGATTTTTCGGCCTTTTTGCGGAAAGGCAAAGTGCGGTGCAGAAGCCTTTTATTAAACAAAATTTTAGTTGTATTTTTTGACGATTTTTTGAAAAGATATTAATACACACAAAAATAGAACTTGGTATATAAAAAAATTAAAAAAAGTCACAAAAAGCTATTGCATATTCAAAAACGCTGTGCTATTATATAGTCAATCCCGGAAACGTTTCCGAAATCGTTCGTAACTTTGCGGTAACGTTTCCGAGAATCGAGATTTCATTGGAGCCTGTATTGAGTAATGCATGAATTTGTATGCAAAAAAGGAGAGTATTGGCTATGAAACACAATGCAAAAAAAATCTTTGCAGCCGCGCTGGCAGCATCCTTGGTAGCAGCCTCGTTCACAGGCTGCGGCGGTTCAACTTCCAGCAGTTCCGCTGCAGCAGGAGGCAGCTCCGCTGCTTCCACTGGGTCTGCAGCAGCTTCTTCCGGCAAAGGACAGGTCTACTACCTGAACTTTAAACCGGAACAGGCTGACCAGTTCAATGCCATTGCAAAAGCCTACACCGAAAAAACGGGTGTTCAGGTAAAAGTGCAGACTGCGGCTTCCGGTACTTATGAGCAGACACTGAAGTCTGAAATGGCTAAAAGTGATGCGCCGACCATCTTCATCTGCAACGGCCCTGTTGGCTACAAAACTTGGGGCAGCTACTGCGCTGACCTGACCAACACCGACCTTACAAAGCACCTGACAGACGCTTCGCTGTCCCTGAAGGACGGCGACAAGGTCGTTGGTCTGCCGCTGGCAGTTGAGGGTTATGGCATTATTTACAATCAGGCCATCATGGATAAGTACTTCAAGCTTGACGGTGCCAAAGCAAAGAGTATGGACGAAATCAACAGTTTCGCGAAACTCAAAGCTGTTGCAGAGGACATGACCGCAAAGAAAGATAAGTTGGGTATTAAGGGCGTGTTTGCGAACACATCTCTGAAAACCGGCGAAGACTGGCGCTGGCAGACCCATCTGGCAAACTTGCCGATTACCTACGAACTGCAGGACAGCAACAAGACTGTTACAGCGGGCGTAAATGAAGTTCAGTTCAAGTATGCGAATGAATATCAGAACATCTTTGACCTCTACCTGAACAACTCCACAGTTGACAAAAAGCTGCTCGGCAGCAAGAGCGTCGGCGATTCCACCGGTGAGTTTGCACTTGGCCAGTGTGCTATGATGCAGAACGGCAACTGGGTATGGAGCGATATCAGTAAGACTGACGGCAATGTTGTTGAGAAAGATGACATCAAGTTCCTGCCGATTTACACCGGTCACACCGGTGAAGAAAAACAGGGTCTGTGCATCGGCACTGAAAACTTTGCCTGCGTCAACACCAAGGCAAGTGCTGACGACCAGAAGGCTTCCATTGACTTCCTCAAATGGCTCTACACCGGCGATGGTATGGACTATGTAACAAAGGGCGCAAGTGACGGAGGCCTGGGCTTCATTGCTCCGTATGATACCTTTAAGGGCAAATCTCCTGACGATCCGCTTGCAAAGCAAGTTACCGAATGGCAGAACAAAGAAGGTATTAAGACCATTCCGTGGGACTTCACCTGCTTCCCGAGCCAGAACTTTAAGAACAAATTCGGCGCTGCCCTGCTGCAGTACGCACAGGGTCAGAAGAGCTGGGATGATGTTAAGAGCGAATTTGTTACAGACTGGAAGAAAGAAGCATCTGCATCTGCTTCCACAGCAAGCAAGTAAAAGAACAGCAGCCGTTTAACGGCTTGACAAAAAGATAGTGGGTGCAGTTGCAGAACTCACTCACTATTTTTTTGTACAAACAAGCGTGGCTGCTTTTTCAGAAAATAGTATCATTGCATCTATTAGAATATCAGTCGGAAAAATCTAAGGAGGGAATTCACCATGCAAAAAACACTGCGCAAGTATTGGGCGTTCTTTACACTTCCCACGCTTGTTTGCTTTGCGATTGCTTTCTTCATCCCGTTTATCATGGGGTGCGGCCTTTCATTTACAAAGTTCACTACGGTTACAGACGCAAAACTTGTCGGCTTTTCAAACTACATCAAGGCATTCTCAGGTGATACCAGTTTCCTTTCCGCCCTGGGCCGCTCCGTGGTGTTTACAATTGCGTGTGTTGTTCTGATTAACCTGTTTGGTTTTGTTCTGGCATTGCTGCTGACCCGCAAAATGCGCGGCACCAATGCTTTCCGTACAATTTTCTTCATGCCAAACCTGATTGGCGGCATCGTGCTTGGCTACATTTGGCAGTTGATTTTCAACGGCGTACTTATTAATTATCAGCTGACGCTGACAAGTGACGGTAAGTTCGGCATTATCGGTCTGATTATTCTGATGTGCTGGCAAATGACCGGCTACATGATGGTTATTTACATTGCCGGCCTGCAGAATGTTAGCCCTGACCTGATTGAGGCTGCACAGATTGATGGCGCAACGGCGTGGCAGACTTTGATCCATGTAAAAATTCCGATGGTCATGCCTGCAATCACTATCTGCATGTTTATGACTCTGACCAATTCCTTTAAGCTCTTTGACCAGAACTTGGCTTTGACAAACGGTGCACCGGGAGATGCGTCCGCTTTGGTTGCTCTGGACATTTACAAGACTTTCTACAGCCGCCCCGGTTATGAGGGCGTTGGCCAGGCAAAGGCAGTCATCTTTACGATTATCGTTGCAGTGGTTGCTATGATTCAGCTGCGCGCTACCCGTGAAAAGGAGATTGAAAACTAATGGTTAAGCAAAATAATAAAGTTTCCAATGCAGTTATTACAGTTATCATGATTCTGCTGTCCTGCGTTTTCGTTGCTCCTATCCTGATTGTTTTGATGAACTCCTTTAAGGGCAAACTCTTTATCAGCGACCAGCCGTTTACTTTCCCAACTTTTGCAAAGCAGGACATGGGGGAAGCGGGTATCCTGCCCAAAACCTTTGTCGGCGGCAAAAACTATGTAAACGGCATTGAAAAGATTCACTTCTGGGGTGCACTGGGGCGTTCCGTTTTCATCACGATTTTTGCGGTTGTCATTATCGTTTTGTTCACCGCAATGACAGCATGGTTTGTTACCCGTGTGAAAAACCACTATACCAGTACACTGTACTATTTATTTGTTTTCTCCATGGTCATTCCTTTCCAGATGGTCATGTTCGCAATGACCAAGGTTGCAAACGTTCTGCATCTCGACAATCCGATTGGCATCCTTGTTTTATACCTCGGATTTGGCGCGGGTATGTCTGTGTTTATGTTCTCTGGCTTTGTAAAGGGAATACCGGTCGATATTGAGGAGGCAGCCACAATAGATGGCTGCAACCCGATCCAGTGCTTCTTTAAGGTTGTATTCCCGGTTATGAAGCCGACCGCTATCACCGTTGCCATTCTGAACGCAATGTGGGTCTGGAACGACTACCTTATGCCTTATTTGGTGATGGGCAAGGATTACCCGACCATCCCGATTGCCATTCAGTACCTGCAGGGCGGTTATGGCAGCATTGACATGGGTGCTATGATGGCAATGCTGATTCTGGCAATCATTCCAATCATCATCTTCTACGCATTCTGCCAGAAGTACATTATTGAGGGCGTTGTTGCCGGTGCTGTTAAGGGCTGAGTACGCTATGGGGAAAAATTTAGAGGAAAGAAACAGAGGTGTGAAGAAGATGCAGATTGCAAAGAAACAGCAGCGGCTTGGCCGCGGTGCAGGGGTGCTCCTGCCGGTGGCCAGCCTGCCTTCACGGTTCGGAATCGGTACATTCGGCAAGGAGGCCTACAAATTCATTGACTTTCTGCAGGCAGCCGGTCAGCGCTACTGGCAGGTGCTGCCGCTGGGACCGACCAGCTACGGCGACAGCCCATACCAGAGCTTTTCTGCCTTTGCCGGTAACCCCTATTTCATCGACCTTGAAACTTTGATTGATGAGGGACTGCTGACTTGGGAAGAAGTTTGTGCGCCGGGCTGGGGCAGTAATCCGGCAGATGTGGATTACTCCAAAATTTACCTAAGCCGCTTTTCGGTGCTGCGCAAGGCTTGCGCACGCAGCCGCCATACCGACACAGTAGAATACCATGAATTCTGCAGACATAATCAGGAATGGCTTGAGGATTACAGTTTTTACATGGCAGTCAAAATGCATTTTGACGCGCATGAGTGGCTTAGGTGGCCGGAGGATATCCGTACCGCCCAGCCGGAAGCTGTTGCAAGTTACCGCAGAGAATTGAAAAATGACATTGAATTTTGGAAATTCTGCCAATTCAAATTCTTTGAGCAGTGGTATAAACTAAAAGCATATGCGAATGAACGCGGCATTCAGGTAATCGGCGACATTCCGATTTATGTTTCGCTGGACAGCGCGGATGTCTGGATGCATCCGGACTTGTTCCAGCTTGACGAAAAGCGCCGTCCAACAGCAGTGGCGGGCGTACCGCCGGACAATTTCAGCGCGACCGGTCAGCTGTGGGGCAATCCGCTTTATG containing:
- a CDS encoding LacI family DNA-binding transcriptional regulator gives rise to the protein MNSLSIRDIAKMAGVSVTTVSRVLNGYPDVSEATKIRVQQVIEECDYQPNNAARNLKRTHSNTVGLLMEGSATPFITDLSDIIEEEINAHGYALVPHRVMNGVSGVDTAVQLVMEKRLQGLIICGGYFIHSLEQLQRLPVPSVFCTTTLTGIDHAAYSSVHVDDRQAAMEAVDYLCSIGHRDIAILGGIEHDQGGVSSQRLRGYCDALSKNGICFDPAFVRYCGLFTMQRGYDATCELLASGRRPTAIFCVADELAVGACKAIFNAGLSVPQDISVMGYDGTEIARFYEPSICSVRQPKEGIAKKTVEVLVSLMEKKGQNRHIVFPTEIVTGGSCASPRKA
- a CDS encoding ABC transporter substrate-binding protein — translated: MKHNAKKIFAAALAASLVAASFTGCGGSTSSSSAAAGGSSAASTGSAAASSGKGQVYYLNFKPEQADQFNAIAKAYTEKTGVQVKVQTAASGTYEQTLKSEMAKSDAPTIFICNGPVGYKTWGSYCADLTNTDLTKHLTDASLSLKDGDKVVGLPLAVEGYGIIYNQAIMDKYFKLDGAKAKSMDEINSFAKLKAVAEDMTAKKDKLGIKGVFANTSLKTGEDWRWQTHLANLPITYELQDSNKTVTAGVNEVQFKYANEYQNIFDLYLNNSTVDKKLLGSKSVGDSTGEFALGQCAMMQNGNWVWSDISKTDGNVVEKDDIKFLPIYTGHTGEEKQGLCIGTENFACVNTKASADDQKASIDFLKWLYTGDGMDYVTKGASDGGLGFIAPYDTFKGKSPDDPLAKQVTEWQNKEGIKTIPWDFTCFPSQNFKNKFGAALLQYAQGQKSWDDVKSEFVTDWKKEASASASTASK
- a CDS encoding carbohydrate ABC transporter permease gives rise to the protein MQKTLRKYWAFFTLPTLVCFAIAFFIPFIMGCGLSFTKFTTVTDAKLVGFSNYIKAFSGDTSFLSALGRSVVFTIACVVLINLFGFVLALLLTRKMRGTNAFRTIFFMPNLIGGIVLGYIWQLIFNGVLINYQLTLTSDGKFGIIGLIILMCWQMTGYMMVIYIAGLQNVSPDLIEAAQIDGATAWQTLIHVKIPMVMPAITICMFMTLTNSFKLFDQNLALTNGAPGDASALVALDIYKTFYSRPGYEGVGQAKAVIFTIIVAVVAMIQLRATREKEIEN
- a CDS encoding carbohydrate ABC transporter permease — encoded protein: MVKQNNKVSNAVITVIMILLSCVFVAPILIVLMNSFKGKLFISDQPFTFPTFAKQDMGEAGILPKTFVGGKNYVNGIEKIHFWGALGRSVFITIFAVVIIVLFTAMTAWFVTRVKNHYTSTLYYLFVFSMVIPFQMVMFAMTKVANVLHLDNPIGILVLYLGFGAGMSVFMFSGFVKGIPVDIEEAATIDGCNPIQCFFKVVFPVMKPTAITVAILNAMWVWNDYLMPYLVMGKDYPTIPIAIQYLQGGYGSIDMGAMMAMLILAIIPIIIFYAFCQKYIIEGVVAGAVKG
- the malQ gene encoding 4-alpha-glucanotransferase, whose translation is MQIAKKQQRLGRGAGVLLPVASLPSRFGIGTFGKEAYKFIDFLQAAGQRYWQVLPLGPTSYGDSPYQSFSAFAGNPYFIDLETLIDEGLLTWEEVCAPGWGSNPADVDYSKIYLSRFSVLRKACARSRHTDTVEYHEFCRHNQEWLEDYSFYMAVKMHFDAHEWLRWPEDIRTAQPEAVASYRRELKNDIEFWKFCQFKFFEQWYKLKAYANERGIQVIGDIPIYVSLDSADVWMHPDLFQLDEKRRPTAVAGVPPDNFSATGQLWGNPLYDWNAMAEDDFAWWKKRMAFSAKIYDIVRVDHFIGIVRYYAIPYGDLTAENGEWRRGPGAALVSAISTVMGDSKIIAEDLGCVVPEVEQLRDAAGYPGMKILEFAFDSGSANTNLPCHYEPNCVVYGGTHDNETLAGFFPHQSRYSNHFACDYLHVHKKKHLPAACIRAAYESVADTAVLQIQDWLGLGNEARTNFPSTIGTNWRWRLQPGQLTETLSRRMHDMCELYARLPLVEPEELPQDEEEKPAAEKSKTEKILKA